A window of Gossypium raimondii isolate GPD5lz chromosome 7, ASM2569854v1, whole genome shotgun sequence genomic DNA:
AGACTTACTTTGTTCTCACCTTGTAAGGTAATTTGTTCCATTTGGTTTGGCTTGAATTGAAATCTTTTTTATGCTTTCAATTGCAAATTTGCAACCCCCCGtacttttgattttaattttttggtatAGATTAATGTTTTCTTGAGAATTACCAACAAAAGGGAAGATGGGTATCATGATTTAGCATCTCTCTTTCATGTAAGTTTGTATTTTTCccttaattgatatatatatatattgaactcAGTCTCGTAGTTGACCCCAAAAGTGCCTGAAGTTGATCCTTACGCTTTGTTTGTGGATCCAGACAATTAGTCTCGGGGATGTAATTAAATTCTCTTTGTCACCATCCAAAACCAAGGATCGTTTGTCAACCAATGTCTCTGGTGTCCCCCTTGATGATAAAAACTTGGTGAGGTTTCGAACTTACTGCAATTCATTCGGCTGCCTTTTTTTTCTTGCGTTCCTAAATTTGTTCTTCCTTGTTGCAGATTATTAAAGCCCTTAACCTCTACAGGAAGAAAACTGGCAGTTCCAACTTCTTTTGGGTAAAAGATGCAAGCAACAAGATGAAACctgaaaattttacatttttatttgaatatatgtgCTTCTGCAAAATTGTGGTgtatttcaaaactattttggcttatattgttttttattcgAATGGCATGGATAGGTTCATCTTGATAAAAAGGTGCCTACTGGGGCAGGGCTTGGTGGTGGAAGCAGCAATGCAGCAACCGCACTTTGGGCCGCTAATCAGTTCAATGGTTCTGTTGCAACTGAAAAGGAGCTCCAGCAATGGTCGAGTGAGATAGGTTCAGATATTCCATTCTTTTTCTCACATGGAGCTGCTTATTGTACTGGTCGAGGTGAGGTATGATGATATTTTACCTTGTCCTTTGATTGGAAAACATGTGGGAATATTTTGACTGTTTTATGAGTTAGGTAATGAGGCCTGTTTTAGAATCCTTCTCTGATGATAACTTCAATTTTAGTGCTGTCGTTTCTCGTTCcagttcaaaattttgaatttgacaaATTCTAATGCACATTTAATTTGCACAGAACTAAAGCTTCCTTGGTTCCTTTAGCACCTGAATTTGTCCTAATATTTTGTTAGGACTGGCAGTAGGACTCATAGGCATCGtgtattttttcatatttgttttaGAGTGAAATTTGTGCGCAGATCTGTTTTCTTATCATAGTTTGTGTTACTTGGACTTGTATGGGAGTGTCAGACATGGGTATGATCAACTTTTTTCCAAGATTTCCATTGTATTTGGAGGGTCCTTAGAGGATCATGTCCTATACCAAGTCCAGATAAGCATCAAATGCGGTTACctcaagaaaattaaagagttaGAGCAACATATATTATAGTTATTATGATCTTGCACAAGCTCATGATGCAATCTCATTCAATTGGGATGAAGTTTATCGTCTCCTTTGCTACACTTGCATGATAATGAGCTATATGCTGATATGCCAGTTTGTTCAAGATATATCCCATCCTCTTCCATCAGACATCCCAATGGTTCTTATAAAGCCTAAGGAGGCATGTTCAACAGCCGAAGTTTACAAGGTAATATTAGGTCACTGGCAAACAAATTCTGCTCTAATTTTATCACTTGTTGTCGTTTATATCTGAGAGAAGGTCTGATTTTTCAGCGTCTTCGACTAGATCAAACAAGTAATGTTGATCCTTTGACATTGCTGGAGAAGATATCAAGGAATGGAATATCTCAAGATGTGTGCATTAATGATTTAGGTATGAGTACTTAAAGAATCAACTGCATCTTCTATTCTTTCTTCATTAATTACTCATAATTGAAGCTTCTATAATCAGGCAAAGTTTATTTCAAGAGGGTGGTGAAAAACTATAGTATTCATCAATTTTGCAGCTTTTATGCATCAAATTATCCCTCCTTCATATCTTTTCTCCaacttttgaaataaatttagattCTGATTTTATAATAAAGCTTAGTCTAAGAGGAAGTCAAAATTGCCCGGTGCTTAGTAATAGGATTAGAGATGTATTGCCTTACATGAACTCTATTATTTGCAGAACCTCCTGCTTTTGAAGTCTTACCATCTCTTAAACGGCTAAAGCAACGGGTAACTGCAGCTGGCCGTGGGCAGTACGATGCTGTGTTTATGTCTGGGAGGTACAAGATTGTGTGGCaactgtttaaattttaat
This region includes:
- the LOC105793785 gene encoding 4-diphosphocytidyl-2-C-methyl-D-erythritol kinase, chloroplastic produces the protein MASSHLLCNHSLFFSSAFTNCGFSNTPPSKLQFQRTPFVKASKKQLEIVYDPDERLNKLADEVDKEAPFSRLTLFSPCKINVFLRITNKREDGYHDLASLFHTISLGDVIKFSLSPSKTKDRLSTNVSGVPLDDKNLIIKALNLYRKKTGSSNFFWVHLDKKVPTGAGLGGGSSNAATALWAANQFNGSVATEKELQQWSSEIGSDIPFFFSHGAAYCTGRGEFVQDISHPLPSDIPMVLIKPKEACSTAEVYKRLRLDQTSNVDPLTLLEKISRNGISQDVCINDLEPPAFEVLPSLKRLKQRVTAAGRGQYDAVFMSGSGSTIVGVGSPDPPQFVYDDDDYREVFLSDANFIYREENEWYKELVSTTVCDPLETARTFE